The genomic stretch GAACCAGCCTTGATGAAAAAGCCCTTTCACATACTTGGAAGACCATCCCTCATTTTAAACAATTAACAATCAATGAATTATTCTATGTCGATGGCAATGAGAACCTTTGATAGAAAGCTTTGGCTTTTTATAGGTTTACTTCTTCTGGCTTCCGGCCTCTATGCCCAGCAACAAAAGGAAATGAAGAGCAAATTACGCTATTCATCTAAGATCAGTTACCTTACCTGGTTTCCCGAAAACTACAAAAAAGAGAGAAAACAGGAATTTCCTTTACTTATTTTCCTTCATGGATCAGGAGAAAGAGGTTCCGACCTTTCAAAAGTAAAGGTCTGGGGACCACCCTCTTTCGTTGAACAGAGGCCCGATTTTCCATTTATTGTTGTATCCCCTCAGTGCCCGGAAGGTGAATGGTGGAATGTAGAAGTGCTGGATGCATTCCTGACAAAACTTCTAAAAAAATACAGGATTGATCCTGACCGTGTCTACCTTACTGGACTAAGCATGGGAGGATTTGGCACATGGAACTGGGCTTGTTCACACCCTGAAAGGTTTGCTGCTATAGCTCCTGTTTGTGGCGGAGGAGAACC from Bacteroidales bacterium encodes the following:
- a CDS encoding prolyl oligopeptidase family serine peptidase; amino-acid sequence: MKSKLRYSSKISYLTWFPENYKKERKQEFPLLIFLHGSGERGSDLSKVKVWGPPSFVEQRPDFPFIVVSPQCPEGEWWNVEVLDAFLTKLLKKYRIDPDRVYLTGLSMGGFGTWNWACSHPERFAAIAPVCGGGEPLLADNLADVPVWAFHGADDPVVPVSATTSMTTALKNAGGDAKVTIYPGVGHDSWRQAYADENLYQWLLSHSRNKSKK